CGAATACGCTGAAAAGATCGCATCGATAGGTGCCGCTGCCAACCCGACGTTCATGACCCTTGGGATCACCCCGGTCTCATGGGGGACGGGCAGGCAGTTCTCAAAATGAAAGCCTCGGATAAAATGCACAACGGTATCGGATTCCTGCAGGGGGGCTTTTACGTCATCCTCGCGGACGAGGCGATCGCCCTTGCGATTTTAGCAGAACTCGATCCAGGATCCGGCACCGCGACCATCTCCGAAACAACGGAATTTATCCGCGGCACGAAAGACGACGAGATCTTCGCCGTTGCAAAGATCATCCGGAAAGGAAGAAGAATCGTCTTTGCAGAGGCGGAGGTCATACGCGGAAGTGTTGACGGCGATCTCCTTTCAAAAACTACGGCCTCGTATCTGATAACCCAGTGCTGACGTCATGACAGATTCATATTCCGTCACGCCAAACTATAACGTTATGGAGGAGCATGGCTGTTGAACTGGAAGTTGTAGACCGGGTCGAGGAGTGGACCGGGTTTCTGAAAAAGAAATACAAAAGTGAGCTCAATAAGATATCCCGTGAATATCCAAGCGAACGCTCCCTTGAAATAGACTATGGTGTTCTGGAAAAATACGGAAAGATTGGCGTCGTTCTCGCCGACGAACTCCTCGAACACCCGGGAAAGACCTTAGAGGACGTCAAAGACGCGATTAGGACGTCGCGCCTCATCACCGGCAAGGATGTTGAAGGAAACGACATCTCCGACACTATCATAAGCAAAGTCAACATCCGGTTCATCCGCCTCCCGCGAAAGACCCAGATCCGGGACATCCGGGCCGAAGACATCAATAAATTCATCAGCATCGACGGGATCGTGCGCCGGGTCACCGAGGTCCGCCCCCGGCTCGTCACCGGAGCGTTCCGGTGCGTGAACGGGCATATCACCTACAAAAAACAGGAGTACGGTTCCTACTCCGAGCCGGATATGTGCGGGCATGCCGAGTGTACGCTGAAAAAGCTCGAACTCGTGCAGAGCAAATCGACCTTCATCGACTCGCAGAAACTTCGTGTCCAGGAGACGCCCGAAGGACTTCGTGGCGGGGAGCAGCCCCAGAACATCGACATCGACACGGTCGACGATCTCTGCGGCAAAGTATCGCCGGGTGACCGCGTCATCGTGAACGGCATCCTTCGCAGCGTGCAGAGAGTCGTCGGCGGTCAAAAAAGCACCGTCTTCGATCTCTACATCGAATGCAACTCGATCGAGATCTCGATCAAAGAGTTCGAAGAGGTCAACATCTCCGAAGAGGACGAGGTCACGATCAAAGATATGGCCGCCGACCCCGGCGTGTACGGAAAGATCGCCAGGTCTATCGCCCCGACCATCTACGGAAACGACGAGGTCAAGGAGGCCATCGCTCTCCAGATGTTCGGCGGGATCCCAAAGGAAATGCCGGACGGATCCAGTCTTCGAGGCGATATCCATATCCTTTTAGTTGGTGACCCGGGTATTGCAAAATCCCAGCTACTTCGCTACGTCATCAAGCTCGCGCCACGCGGCATCTACACGTCCGGAAAATCCGCCTCCTCGGCCGGTCTGACGGCCGCCGCCGTGAAAGACGATCTTGGAGATGGCCGCTGGACGCTTGAGGCCGGAGCGCTCGTTCTCGCGGACAAAGGTATCGCCGCGGTGGATGAAATGGACAAGATGCAGAAAGACGACCGCTCCTCCCTGCACGAAGCAATGGAGCAGCAGTCTGTTTCGATCGCCAAGGCCGGCATCAATGCCACGCTTCGGACCCGCTGTTCCCTGCTTGGAGCCGCAAACCCCAAGCTCGGCAGATTCGACGAGTATGCCAACATCTCCGAACAGATCAACATGCCGCCGTCCCTTCTCTCCCGTTTCGATCTGATCTTCATCATGAAGGATCAGCCGGACGCAACGAGGGATCTGAACATCGCCCGGCACATCTTAAAGGCCCACTCGGCCGGTGAGAAGATCATGCGGCACAAGAAGTACCCAATCCCGGGAGCGGACGACGAGTACTTCCAGCGCGAACTTGCCCCGGTAACGCCGGAGATCGACGCCGCGATGCTCAGGAAATACCTCGCCTATGCAAAACGAAACTGCTTCCCGCTCTTAAAAGACGAGGCGAAGGAAGTTCTCGTTCAGTATTATCAGAGCCTTCGAAGCGTCGCCTACGAAAACTCCGACAAGCCAGTCCCGATCACCGCCCGTCAGCTCGAAGCACTCGTCCGTCTCGCTGAAGCGAGCGCCCGGGTCCGTCTCGCCGACGAGGTTGAGCAGGAGGATGCGGAACGCGTCGTTAAGATCGTGGACGCCTGTCTGAGACAGGTCGCCTACGACGCGAAGACCGGCTCTCTCGACATCGACAAGATCACCACCGGAACGTCCAGATCTGGGCGTGCGATCCGCCGCGAACTCAAAGAGACGATCGAGACGCTGATCCAGGCAAGCGACGACCGGGTCGCGAAGGTCGATCAGATCATGGAGACGATGGAGAACAAGTATCATTATAAGAGGGATGAGGTGGAACACATCCTGGAAAGAATGAGGATGGACGGGGAAGTGTTCCAGCCGAGGAACGGTCTTATCAAGTTCACCGCACCCATGAGGTAATATAAATGGCAACAGACAGAGAAAACGCCGTGTTCGAAGCGGCAATCAAACTCGGGGCGCTTTACCACCAGTTCGTGGGAACGCCCATCTCACGTTCGACCGCAGAGACCGTGGAAGCCGCAATCGAAAGTGCGGTCTCCCTCCAGCCGTATGTGACGAAGATCACGGTCCGTCTGGACAAGTCCTTAATGAATGAAAATCCGTTCGGCTACTCGGAACTTACCGGGGCGATGTATGATGCCGTCATCGAAACGAAGTACGGCGACGCGGTCTGCCGTGCAAGCCTGAAGTTCGAGAACGGATACCCCATGATGAAGATCATCGAGTAATGATTCAGTTTCCGATCCTGGACGATCACTTCCACATCAACCGGAGAACAGGCGTCGGCCCGTCGGTCGTGAAGGAGTTCATGCGTTCCGGCGGGACGCACATCGTGCTCGTCTCGCTTCCCTCCTGGTCGTGCGGCGTTACGCCAAACACGCCTGCTGACTACCGTCAGGTGTTCGATGAACTGCTGACGGTTTCAGAGATGGTGAACGAGCTTGGATGTGTCTGTTATCCGGTCGCGGGCGTCCACCCGGCCGAGATCTGGTGGCTCTCCGAAAGGCTCGGACTTTCGGCCGCCGAGGAGCTGATGTGCGGGGCGCTGGAGGTCGCCACCGAGTATGTCCGCGAAGGAACATGTATCGGGCTGAAGTCCGGCCGGCCACATTACCCGGTGACGCCCGAGGTGTGGGATGCGTCAAACCGGGTTCTGGAAAGAGCCCTTACGCTGTCGGGCGAGCTCGGCTGTTCTCTGCAGATCCATGCCGAGTCGGGCCCGTGCGAGGACGTGCCGGATATGGCAAAATCATGCGGGATGGATCCGTCCCGGGTCGTGAAGCATTTTGCGACCTGTGAGACCCCTCTTCATCCTTCAATCACGGTCAGAGAGCCGTTTTTGAATCAGTGGTTTGCGGAAAAGCGGGAGTTCACGCTCGAGAGCGACTACATGGATGATCTCTCAAGGCCGGGTGCGGTGAACGGGCCGCGGTCGGTCCCCCGCAGGATGCAGAAACTTCTCCAGGAGGGCGCAGTGACTTTCGAGGATATGTGGCGTGTTCACGGTTTTGTCCCAAAAAAGATATACGGCGTCGATTTCGATATTTGAGTGTTTGAAAACAAACCACGATTATTTTTCTTGATTTTCGCGGTATGTCTCATATTGTTTGAGAATAATTTTCAATTTTGTCCCTAACAAATAGTATTATGTAGATGCGGGTCTATTAGTCAATTGGAGATAAAATGTTTGGCATGTGCTCTTGAGTTATGCCACAATGGTTTACGCCCGGAGAAATCCCGCGGCGATCAAAAAGCAATGATGCCCCTTCATTTGTTGTTTGATTGTGATAACCGCGCCTGAAAAGAAGGCGATAAATTCAAAACTTATAACGGATGGATAGAAACATTTGCGGGTGGGCCAGCCCATTGGGGGAGGGTAACACCCAATCTCCACGTTACGTAGCTTTTTCTCTTTTCTGAATTCTGTTTATGTGTGTTGTTACAAATCGTAACGCTGTTTTTCAGGCATGTTACATTTTGTAACTCCTCGCGGAACGCCCAGTTACAAAATGTTACATATAAATCGTCGGGCTCCAAATATACATACAGCATGGCAACGAAAGTCGTACGCGTGTCAGAGGACGCGATAGAGATCACCGGCAGATATGCCAAAGACATCAGCGAAGGGATCCGGATGATGCAGAAACTCATCGAGGAAAAAAGCAAGCCGCAGATCGATATGAAAGCTCTCGAGAAGATGATGCGAAACTGCATCGCAGAAGAGTTTGAAAACCTCCAGAGGGTGTACTGAATGCAGCTTACCGGCTGGATGGAAGAGAACGGCCGGCTGCTCGACCGTGTCGAGATCGAAACCTTTTCCGTATCCAGACTCTCGGCATGCGGCGGCGAGTTTCTTCTGGAGACAGACGAATGCTTCATCCGGGACAAATACCACATCATGCCCGGGAACCCACAAGGAAAGCCGATCATCACCGCCGACCCTAATGTTCCCGATCTGCCCCTCGATGAAGCGATCCAAACTGCCGTTTTGCTCCGGGCATCCGAGGACGCCGTGACCACCCTTTCGGGCGGCGTGGACTCATCCCTCGTCGCGGCCCTTGCCGGTCTCCCTTGTATCGCCGTAGGACTTTCGGGTTCGCATGATCTTGCCGCGGCACAAGAGACCGCGAAGATCCTCGACCTCCCCCTTACCGTAAAAGAGATCGGGATCGCCGACATCCGGGTGGCGCTCGACGAGGTTCTTGAGATCATTCCGCGGGTCACTCCCCTCGACGTCGAGATCGCGATCACCGGCTACTTCATCGCGGCTCTCGCAAAAGAGACCGGGGCGGAAAGGATCCTCACCGGCCAGGCAGCCGATGAACTGTTCGGGGGATACGCACGATACGGCCGATCGGCCGATCTCCGGTCCGACCTTGCGGCCGACTTTGCCGGTCTTTTCTTCCAACGAGAGAGGGATGCGGCGGCCGCCTCGCATTTCGGCGTCTGGTACTCCCTGCCCTTCATGGACGAGCGGGTCGTTCGTGCATCCCGGACATTCAGCCCGGATGAACTGGTGAAAGGCGACCTTCGAAAGATCGCCCTTCGAAGTGTTGCCGCCCGCCATCTCCCGGAAGAGATCGCCTGGAGACCAAAAAAAGCCATGCAGTATGGAAGCGGCATATCCTCGGCGTTAGCAAAGATCGCCAAGTCGGAAGGCTGCAAAGGATGCCGGGAACTGATTCAAAAACTCTGCCCGGATAAGGTATAAGTTGACCTGGTCCAATATCAATAAGAAATGACCGATATATCCGGAATTGAACTGACCAGCCTTGCAGGCATAATCGGCTTCATCCTTCTCTGTCTCATCCTCGTCATTGTTTTTTCAAAACTCGAGCGCAAAGTCTCGAAAAAGCCTGCTTCAAAAGAGCAGCCCTCCCATGAGGTGCCCCGAAAGGAAACCGAATCCGCTCCCGCCGGCGAGGTCCAGCCCGCATTCACCGTCGGCCTGGTGTATCAGATGGAGGACGGGACGCTTGCAACCTATGCCGCCGACGGGACGTTTTGTAAAATAAAAGAGAAGTGATCCGGGGCTTTGCTCCCCACTCATCCTGCCGTTGTGGAATTATACAGATCGGCGACGACGCCGTCTTTAAACGTCCCCACCACCAGTACCGAGGTTATCGCA
The sequence above is a segment of the uncultured Methanocorpusculum sp. genome. Coding sequences within it:
- a CDS encoding PaaI family thioesterase: MGDGQAVLKMKASDKMHNGIGFLQGGFYVILADEAIALAILAELDPGSGTATISETTEFIRGTKDDEIFAVAKIIRKGRRIVFAEAEVIRGSVDGDLLSKTTASYLITQC
- a CDS encoding minichromosome maintenance protein MCM gives rise to the protein MAVELEVVDRVEEWTGFLKKKYKSELNKISREYPSERSLEIDYGVLEKYGKIGVVLADELLEHPGKTLEDVKDAIRTSRLITGKDVEGNDISDTIISKVNIRFIRLPRKTQIRDIRAEDINKFISIDGIVRRVTEVRPRLVTGAFRCVNGHITYKKQEYGSYSEPDMCGHAECTLKKLELVQSKSTFIDSQKLRVQETPEGLRGGEQPQNIDIDTVDDLCGKVSPGDRVIVNGILRSVQRVVGGQKSTVFDLYIECNSIEISIKEFEEVNISEEDEVTIKDMAADPGVYGKIARSIAPTIYGNDEVKEAIALQMFGGIPKEMPDGSSLRGDIHILLVGDPGIAKSQLLRYVIKLAPRGIYTSGKSASSAGLTAAAVKDDLGDGRWTLEAGALVLADKGIAAVDEMDKMQKDDRSSLHEAMEQQSVSIAKAGINATLRTRCSLLGAANPKLGRFDEYANISEQINMPPSLLSRFDLIFIMKDQPDATRDLNIARHILKAHSAGEKIMRHKKYPIPGADDEYFQRELAPVTPEIDAAMLRKYLAYAKRNCFPLLKDEAKEVLVQYYQSLRSVAYENSDKPVPITARQLEALVRLAEASARVRLADEVEQEDAERVVKIVDACLRQVAYDAKTGSLDIDKITTGTSRSGRAIRRELKETIETLIQASDDRVAKVDQIMETMENKYHYKRDEVEHILERMRMDGEVFQPRNGLIKFTAPMR
- a CDS encoding dihydroneopterin aldolase family protein translates to MATDRENAVFEAAIKLGALYHQFVGTPISRSTAETVEAAIESAVSLQPYVTKITVRLDKSLMNENPFGYSELTGAMYDAVIETKYGDAVCRASLKFENGYPMMKIIE
- a CDS encoding TatD family hydrolase; its protein translation is MIQFPILDDHFHINRRTGVGPSVVKEFMRSGGTHIVLVSLPSWSCGVTPNTPADYRQVFDELLTVSEMVNELGCVCYPVAGVHPAEIWWLSERLGLSAAEELMCGALEVATEYVREGTCIGLKSGRPHYPVTPEVWDASNRVLERALTLSGELGCSLQIHAESGPCEDVPDMAKSCGMDPSRVVKHFATCETPLHPSITVREPFLNQWFAEKREFTLESDYMDDLSRPGAVNGPRSVPRRMQKLLQEGAVTFEDMWRVHGFVPKKIYGVDFDI
- a CDS encoding asparagine synthase C-terminal domain-containing protein gives rise to the protein MQLTGWMEENGRLLDRVEIETFSVSRLSACGGEFLLETDECFIRDKYHIMPGNPQGKPIITADPNVPDLPLDEAIQTAVLLRASEDAVTTLSGGVDSSLVAALAGLPCIAVGLSGSHDLAAAQETAKILDLPLTVKEIGIADIRVALDEVLEIIPRVTPLDVEIAITGYFIAALAKETGAERILTGQAADELFGGYARYGRSADLRSDLAADFAGLFFQRERDAAAASHFGVWYSLPFMDERVVRASRTFSPDELVKGDLRKIALRSVAARHLPEEIAWRPKKAMQYGSGISSALAKIAKSEGCKGCRELIQKLCPDKV